Genomic DNA from Peribacillus simplex:
CACGCGCCACATCATAAATGGTTATATTATTCATTCATCCATTCCTCCATTTCTTTCATTTTCCCCATAAAAGCCCGAATTATTTCGGAAAAAAATCTTTTATGCGTTTTTCTCTATAAGGAAGATTATTTTAGGAACGATCTGCCTAACAAAAATGCAGTCCTACTCTCTTCTCAGTCAAATATTCAATACCCTATTCAAGTATAAAATTCACATAGATATCACTTTATGTATGACTCAATCTTCCGAACAGTTCTCATTCTTGTTATTTATCATACGATAGTAGAATCTTTCCTGCAATCCAATAGTGCTTATTTCGAAGGTTTTTCTGCAAAAACTAGTATTTTACCATTAAAAAAAGCCCTTGCCAAGTTGGTAAGGGCCGTAAGTAGATCATTTAAAGACTTTCTTGGCTTATACAGTTACCCAGTTCAAACGTTTAATTTCATCGTAGAATTCATCAAATTGTTTGAAGTCCATTTGCTGTGCAGAATCCGATAAAGCAACGGAAGGATCTGGATGCACTTCAGCCATAACTCCGTCAGCACCGATTGCAAGAGCCGCTTTAGCCGTAGGAAGCAGGAGGTCGCGACGTCCAGTTGAATGCGTTACATCAACCAAGACCGGTAAATGAGTTTCTTGTTTTAAAATCGGTACAGCAGAGATATCAAGCGTATTCCTTGTTGCTTTTTCGTAAGTGCGGATACCGCGTTCACAAAGGATGATGTTGCCATTGCCCTGCGACATGATGTATTCCGCTGCATGAATGAACTCTTCAATCGTTGCCGCCAGTCCACGCTTTAAAAGAACTGGTTTATTTACAGCACCTGCCGCTTTTAGCAAGTCGAAGTTTTGCATGTTGCGCGCCCCGATTTGGATGACATCGATATGATCGATCGCCGCTTCAATATCGTTGGCACTCACGATTTCACTGATGACAGCCAAGCCGTATTCATCAGCAACACGTTTAAGTATTTGTAAACCTTCCAAACCAAGCCCTTGGAAGTCATATGGAGATGTACGTGGCTTAAATGCACCGCCGCGCATCAATTTCAGGCCTTTAGCTTTAATGACTTCCGCCACCGCAGCTGTCTGTTCATAAGATTCAACGGCACATGGTCCGAAAACGAAGCTAGGGATCCCGTTACCTACCAATTCACCCTTAATGTCGATGATCGTGTCTTCAGCCTTTTGTTTTCTTGATACAAGAAGCGTTTTCTTCTGATCATCTTTTTGCAGCTCCAAGCCCAATTTAAAGATTTCTTTGAAAATATGTTTAATCGAACCAAGATCAAGCGGTCCTTGATTATTGGCTTCGATAAGATCCAGCATAGTTCTTTCACGGACCGGATCGTAACGGTTTACACCTTGTTTTTCTTTAACGCGACCAATTTCCTGTACAAGTTCAGCACGTTGATTAATAAGATGTAATAACTGAAGGTTCACATCATCCAGTTGATTACGAAGTCCATCAAGCTCTTTGTTGCTCATTACATATCCATCCCTTCGTTTTTTAAAATAGAAATCGGTTCAGCGGACTTAACCTAAAAAAATCCCATCCGGATCCTCGAACATCCGCCCCGATTGTATTATCAATGAAAAATTTAGAATATTTCATGTATGATTAAATCAATTATAAATGAAGTGCCCATAAATGTCACTATATTTTTCTTTAATAATTAAACGCTTTTAAGCATTAAAGTTATGAATGCATAAAATCAGGTGTCACACATGCAGGAAAAAGGATTTAGACTGAATATTTGAACAATCCGTTGTAGGAATTATATTGGAAATAGAACAAGAAAGCTATAATTTAATTGATATTTATCTCAAAGAGCATTGGATCATGATCAAATCGTCTGCCACTTGCCTGGAGCTACATGAAAAAAAGGACCTTTAAAGAAAAGGTTTCCCCTGGAGACCCTTTAAAATTCCCATGGCCACCAGATGGAATAATAAAAGGCCGGACCCCTTACAAAAGGGATCCGGCCTTCATCATTCATTCAGTAATGGCCTTGCTCAATGAATCATATGTAATCCGCCAATGAGATTCATTCCAGGCAGGTTTCCCACTTTTAAAAAGGATGGCCTGAGGTGATTGATGTTTGACATCAAACGTTTCTGCCACAAAATTAGATAGTGGACGAGCTTCCTGAACGGCTAAATAGGCCGTTTTAAGTTGATCGTTTTCCAAGATGTACCTCTCATATTGTTCAAATGCTTCAGCACTGACCGGGCATGTTACACTATGCTTGAAAAGCAGGAATGTATCCTCTTTTAGAAGCTCATTGAATTGTTCTTCTGTTTCGATTTTGCTCATGACCATAAAACATTCTCCTTTCCTTGTCCATATAAATTTTACCATCAAAAAGGCGATGAAGCCATCGAAGCACTTCACCGCCTTATTCTTCGTCCCTTTATGCCTCTTCATCCCCATTAAAGGAATCCAAGGAGTTTATTTCATTAGTTTATTCTCTGTTTCATCAAATGCCTTTTTCGCTTCATCAAGTTTTAATTTTGCCGCATTCTTGTTTCCGCTTGCAGGATCTGCAGGATTATTTTCCGAGCCATTGCCGTTAGCAAAGTTCGTTTCGACGGATACGATAGGAGAATCGGAAGTTCCGGTTACATCTATATCCTTATTGCTGGAATTCGTCGTATCATCAGCCGCGTCCCCGTTTTCTTTACCCGTTTTTAGGCTTTTCACTTTATTGACGATATTTGAAGATTTATTGGAAACGATTTCCGTGACGGAACTTGTTTTTTCTTTTGCAGTATCAGCAAGGACTGTCCCTTTTTCCATCGCCGTTTGTCTTAATCTTTCTGTTTTCTCTGAAATGTTTCTAGCTTGTTCATTGAAGTCATTCCTTAATTCCTTGCCTGTTTTCGGAGCCATGAACAAAGCTGTTGCCGCTCCGATCATGCCGCCGATCAAGGCGCCAATCATAAAGTCCTTAGAATTGATCGAGTCGCGTTCGTCCTCATAAGATTTCTGATAATCCTTTGCCGCAAATTCTTTTTGAGTCATAATACATTCCCCTTTCAATTTTCAGTTCATTTTTTATTTAACTAGATTTTAAGATCTAGAACGTAAAAACCTTTTTTTAGGCAGGTTATCCGTTTCAAGCGCTTCCCTTTCTAACTCCGCCCTTTCAGTCGGGGTCGGGGCAGCCTGTTTGCTTCTGGCCTTCCACTTGTCCCTGATCTCCATGGCTACATTGCTCCATTGTACAATTTGTGAGATTCGTTCTTGATTATTATCTATCTCAGCCTGCACTTTATGGGAAACCTTTTGGATGGAAGAATTAAAGCTAGAGATGGATGTGCCTACATCCTTCACGGCATCCACCACCGTATTCAGGTTTTCCGACTTTTGCTGCAAATCTTCAGCCAACGTATTCGTTTTATGTAATAACTGAGTAGTTTCGAGCGTTATGCCCTGCATTTGGCTCTCTAGTCCTGTCAGCGTCCGGGCCACACTGTCCAGGGTAGTTTGAAGTGATGTCAGTACTTTTGTTAGAAAAATAACAAGTACCAAAAAAGCTATCGCTGCAACAGCAGCACTTACGTATAAAATAATCTCCATTGGAACACCTCCGAAAAAAATCGACTTATTTAATAGCTGTTAGATATTAATTACCCCTTCCCTATTATTATAAACTTATTTATTTTTTCAATATACCCTATCAAACCCTAATCTGGAAATATTGTTGTCTGCATCCAGTTCCTCCGTGAAATTCATGGGTGACACTTATGGCAGGAAATCGGGTATGATAGAAAAGATAAGTCGAATTTAAACAATGGAGGTATTTTTTATGAAAGATCCCAGAATTGGTACATTGGCCAAAAACTTAATCAATTATTCCGTGAAGCTTCAAAAAGGTGAAAGAATCTTGATCGAAAACTTCGGATTGCAGCGTGAACTTGTTAACGCACTTGTGAATGAAGCCTATGCAGCAGGTGGTTACCCATTCGTCCTTTTAAAGGATCACCAAGTGGATCGTGCCTTGCTGATGGGTGCCAAAGAAGAACAGTACAAGTTGATGGGCGAGTTTGAAGCAAACGTAATGAAACAGATGGATGCTTATATCGGGCTTCGTGCCGGGGATAATATCAATGAACAATCCGATGTCCCTTCAGAGAAGATGGCGATCCATGGACAGACAGTCGGTAAAGTACATAGAAATATCCGCGTGCCAAAAACAAAATGGGTCGTACTTCGCTACCCGACAAATTCAATGGCCCAATTAGCTAAAATGAGCACAGAAGCATTCGAAGACTTTTATTTCGAAGTCTGCAACCTCGACTATGGCAAAATGAGCGCCGCAATGGACAATCTTGTTGAATTGATGGATAAAACGGATAAGGTCCGCTTAACTGGGCCCGGTACGGACCTAACCTTCTCCATCAAAGGCATTAAAGCCATCAAATGTGCGGGTGAGCTGAACATTCCTGACGGTGAAGTATATACGGCTCCGGTTAAAGATTCCATCAATGGAGTGATTTCGTATAATACTCCGTCCCCTTATCAGGGTTTTACTTTTGAAAACGTGAAGTTGACATTCAAGGATGGAAAAATCGTTGAAGCGGTTGCGAATGATACGGAACGCATCAACAAAATTTTTGATACTGATGAAGGCGCACGATATGTCGGTGAATTTGCAATTGGTGTAAATCCTTATATTCTACATCCGATGCAAGATATCCTCTTTGATGAAAAAATTGATGGAAGTTTTCATTTCACTCCCGGACAATGCTATGATGATGCCTTTAACGGAAACCATTCAGACATTCACTGGGACCTGGTCAATATCCAGCGGCCTGAATATGGCGGCGGGGAAATCCATTTTGATGACGTCTTGATACGTAAGGACGGACGCTTCGTGTTACCGGAACTGGAAAATTTAAATCCAGAAAATTTAAAATAACATAAAAACCAATAAAAAAACGACCGACCCGCTACTAACGGATGGTCGTTTTTTTTATTTTACCTGCAGTGAATGCTCATAGGCTGCCTGGAACTTTTGAATGTCCCCTGCACCCATGAATAACACGACACTGTTTTCATGATGTTGCAATTTTGATGTTGTATTCTCCGTAATCAGCTCTGCACCAGGAATCTTATCTTGAAGGTCTTCGATCGATAACTTCCCTTGATGTTCACGGGCAGATCCAAAAATTTCACATAAGTATACTTTGTCGGCCAAATTCAAGCTGTCGGCGAATTCATCCAGGAATGCCTGCGTTCTCGAGAAAGTATGTGGCTGGAATACCGCAACAACTTCACGCTCTGGATATTTCTGACGCGCCGAGTCGACAGTCGCAGAGATCTCGGTCGGATGGTGTGCATAATCATCAATGATGATCTGACTTCCGATTTCCTTTTCGGAGAACCGGCGTTTAACTCCGCCAAAAGTCCGCAATTGGGCTTTCACAGCTTCCGTATCCAAGTTTTCATATTTACAAAGTGCAATGACACCAAGTGCATTCAACACATTATGCTTTCCAAAAGTAGGAATAGTGAATGTATCATAGTAATTGTTCCTTACATGCACATCAAAAGTCGTGCCATCCGGAGTGACGGAAACATTTTTCGCTTGAAAATCATTTCCTTCTGCAAATCCGTAAAAAATAACCGGTACTTTCGCCTGAATATGTGGTAAATGCTCATCATCCCCGCACGCAATGATGCCTTTGTTGACTTGAAGGGCCATCGTTTGGAAAGCCTCGAACACGTCTTCGACATTGGCGTAATAATCAGGATGATCAAAATCGATATTCGTCATGATTGCATAATCCGGATAATAGGAAAGGAAATGACGGCGATATTCACATGCTTCGAATACGAAGTAATCAGAATTCGCGATCCCTTTACCCGTTCCATCCCCAATCAAGAAGGATGTCGGCTTAGCGCCCCCCATTACATGGGCAAGCAAGCCGGTCGTCGATGTTTTACCATGCGCTCCCGTAACGGCCACGCTGATGAAGTTTTTCATGAAATCACCCAGGAAGCGGTGATAACGGATGATCGGCAAATCAAGTTCTTTTGCCTTCACGATTTCCGGATGACTATCCGGAAACGCATTTCCTGCAATGATGGTCATTCCAGGTTGAATATTTTCCTCGTTGAAAGGAAGGATTTTAATCCCGGCTTTTTCTAATGCCAATTGTGTAAAAAATTCTTTTTCGTAATCGGAACCCTGCACTTCAATATTCATATCATGCAGTATTTGTGCAAGAGCACTCATACCCGATCCTTTAATTCCCACAAAATGGTAAGCAGTCATAAAGCGAACCTCCACCAATCGTCTACCTGTATGACAGTATATGACGTCATCTTTTATTTGTTTTTTCCATTACGAGACTTGTTAGTAACGCAATTTCTTAATAGGTTTTTCAAGCTCTTATTTTCAATCATTCATCAACAAAAAACTATTATATCACTTTTTTATTCATTCATCCATGTCAGGCAGATGCCAATTTATCAAATCATTGGTTTTTCCCGCAATTAAGGCGATAAAAAAGGGGTTTCACCCTTTCACATTATATTCAATTCCCTTTTATTAGGTTCTCTTAATTATCATGTAAAAATTCCAGTTCTTCTTCCGTAATCAATACATCCCTTGGCTTTGAGCCCCTGGATTCGGAAACGACTCCCCGTTGCTCCATCATTTCTATTAGACGCGCCGCACGGTTATAACCGACACGGAAACGCCTTTGGACACTCGATGCAGATGCAGCCTTCTGGCTCACGACAAATTCACAGGCCTCGAAAAACAGTTCATCCGCTTCTTCCGTGACCTCGGCCCTGTTCAGCAAGTCTTCCTGTTCAAACAGGTATTTCGGCTGCTGCTCCAGTTTAACATGGTTGACGACTTGATCGATTTCTTCATCACTCACAAAAGTCCCTTGCAGGCGCACCGTTTTCGATGAGCCGTTTTCAGCGAATAACATATCTCCTCTTCCCAGTAACTTTTCTGCACCGCCGCTATCGATGATTGTACGGGAGTCGACTTGTGAAGAAACCGAAAAAGCGATCCTTGTCGGGATATTTGCCTTGATCAATCCCGTTATGACATCGACTGATGGCCTTTGAGTGGCTACAATCAAATGGATGCCGCAGGCACGGGCCTTTTGCGCAATCCGGCAAATCGCTTCCTCTACATCAGCCGGGGACATCATCATCAGATCCGCAAGCTCATCGATGATCACCAGGATATAAGGCAGCTTGCTTGAATATTGACCGGCTTTTTCCGCCTGGTCATTAAAGCGGGTGATATCACGCACACCGGCATGTACAAACAATTCATAACGCCGTTCCATCTCCTCTACAGCCCATTTCAACGCAGCCGTAGCGGCTTTTACATCGGTTATGACCGGACTGACCAAATGCGGGATCCGGTTATATGGGGCGAGCTCGACCATTTTCGGATCGATCAACAGCAATTTCAACTCCTGCGGCGTCGCTTTATACAGCAAGCTGACCAGCATCGTGTTGATGCAGACACTTTTCCCCGATCCCGTTTGCCCGGCTATCAATCCATGCGGCATCTTTCTCAAATCCGTGATGATCGGCTGACCGGATATATCGAGTCCCAAAGCGACAGCAAGCGGTGATTCATGCTCTTGAAACTCAGTGCTTTCCAAAACCTCACGCAAAAATACCGGTTTGCTTTTCCTGTTTGGAATCTCGATGCCAATTGTATGTTTACCCGGAATGGGCGCTTCCATCCGCATATCCTGAGCGGCAAGGCTTAATTTGATGTCATCCATCAGGTTCGTCACTTTATTCACCTTCACTCCGGGCTCCGGATGCACCTCGAAACGAGTTACTGCCGGCCCTTGCGTGACATTGACGACCTTTGCACGGACATTGAAATTTTTCAAAGTCTCATCAAGTAATACAGTCTGTTCCTCGAGCCACTCATCGTCATGCACGGCATAAGTGGGAGGCGTCAGCAATTCGATATTCGGAAACACATAATATGGATTATCCTCCGCTTCGACTGAGCCAAAAACGGCCGGGGTATCGCCCTGGCCACTTTCTGCTGCCGCCTCTGTATAAACAACCGCTTCTTGATACCCATTTCCGGAGATGGGGGATTCCTGTTCCATGAGCGGCTTAATGACCGGGCTGGAACCAATATTGGATTCAACTGTATTTTCAGGCACGGCGGCGGTTTGCGAACCAGCCTTCGTGTCCAAAAAGGTTGATGTAATGACCGGAGTCCCCTCTTTCGGCATAACTCTGCCTTCCTCCTGTTCCCGTTCAGGAATGGCGGATGGTTTCGCTTGTCCTGCCTCCGTTTCAGCAGCAGCATCATTCATTGTTCGCTTATCAGGGGAAACTACTGCCCTTTCCGAATTAAGGGTTTTTTTTTCCGGCATCATTTTATTCATGAATACGTTTTTTTCCCGATCTTGCTTAAGCATCATCACATTGAATGGGATATGTTTTTTCGGACGTTTAGGCTGCACTTCAGGTATTGCCTCAGATGGATCACTTTCAGGCAGTGTCCCTTGACTAACGGATGGTTGATTTGATTGTGCAGGAACCGATATGGCTTCAGGCGGTGTGTCGACCGCCTGTTCCATGATGGATACAGCGACTTCGCGTCCAAAATCGACCTGGTCCTGTTCAATGGCCTCTTTTTCTGCCGCAGGCTCAATGGTGCCAGGCCGGCTTACCGCTTCTTCTGGCAGTGACTCAATGGAATTCCTGCGAAAGAAAGCGGGTATCTCCGAATCTTCCCTTTTTTCTTCCGCTTGTTCCGGTATAAGAACGGATGGTTCTACCGTCATTTCCTCATGTGACACTTCTTTTGAGACTTCAGGGATCGATACCGGAATCTCGATATCGGGTCCTTCTTTTTTAAAGCTGGGCATTTTGCTTTCTAATTCATATTCGACAATTTCTTCAGAAGGGACTATTTTTTTTTCCGGACGACGGAACCCATAAATGGGTGAAGGGGTTTCCGTTGGGCGGAATGGAGTATTTTTACTTTCTAATTCATATTCGACAATTTCTTCAGAAGGGACTATTTTTTTTCCCGGACGACGGAACCCATAAATGGGTGAAGGGATTTCCGTTGGGCGGAATGGAGTATTTGACGGGACTATTTTTGAGGTTTCCTCCCGGTCGAAGTTTCTCCGTTTTGATTCCGTATCCCTTACAGGCCTTCTCGTTGTTTCTTCGGTCACATTCTTCCCCTGTTTGGGTTCGTTGTCTTCCCTGTTTCTTTCCCTAGGCTTTCTTTTATTCTGCTCCCGGTCTGGAATGAGCGGAAACTTGAACTGTCCTTTTGGATATTGAAACAGGATTTTCGTGTCCGGGTCCGGGGTCTGGGACATTTTTTCCACTTTTTGATTGTAAATCTTTATTTCTTCTTCCTTTGACTTCGAAAGCTTCGAAAAATCCATTTTCCTTAATGTCTCTTCATCAAGCGGCTCATCTATAATAATTTCTTCGATTTCAATAATTTCCTCTGCTTGGAACCATTTTTTCATCTTATTTAGCCATTTCAAAACTATCACTCTTTCTACATCTGTAGTTATGTAACTAATTCTACCAGTTATTTTAAAAATATCGAGAAAATTTAAGCTGAATTAGGATTAGTATCTATTTTTTTATCGCTTTCTTACTAACTTAACGTATTTCGCGGAACTCCTACCCTATTAAACCCCTTCTGGAATGAGTCTAAACCTATCCATAACGAAATAACATTAGCCCCTAGTCTACTATTTAAATAAAACACCGCTGTTAAATCGCGTTTACAAAGAGATTAAGTTTTCATGCAGCCTTGGAAGCAGAATGGCCAATTCATTGCAACATCCTTCAGTGAAACCTCCGGCGGCATCCAATCACCTGCCGCAACCCATAAAACACCGTTCGTTAATACCGAACGGTGTTTTGTGGGTTTCTGCGTTTTTTTTGCAAACAAGGACCAAAGGTACTAGTTCCATTCATAAAAACTGCATACGACCTGCGCCACTGATTTGGAAGCGATCAAAAGGGCATCTTCATCAATGTCGAATTTAGGATGGTGATTGAAATATGCCTTCTCCACCCCTTTCGGTTTACAGCCAATGTAAAAGAAGCAGCCAGGAATCTTTTCTGCATAATACGAAAAATCCTCCGAACCAGAGAAAACCGGAAATTCCACGACCTTCTTAATCTCATTGTCATCCATGCTTTCCAGGCTATTTTTCACGAATCCAGTCAGTTCAGGGTCATTATATAACGGAGGATAATCAGGGACATATGTAAGTTCGCACTGAACATCAAATTCCGTTTCTATCCCTTTAACGATCCGGTGGATTTCCTTATCGATCAGCTGTTGGGTCTCTGCCGTCATATAACGGACATCCCCTTCAATTACTATACGGTCTTTAATGACATTAAAGCTCCCTTTTCCATCGAAGGAACCGATTGTGACTACACCCATATCAAAAGGGTTCAAGCGACGGCTGATTACGGTTTGCACGGCTGTCACGAAATGGGCGCCTGACACGATGGTATCATTAGCCATATGCGGGGAGGAACCATGGCCGCCTACACCCTTTATGGCCAATTTGAAATAGGTCCGGCCTGCCATCGAAAAGCCGCCGCGATACCCGACAACCCCTGCTGGATGAGACGGAAATAAATGGATTCCAAAAACAGCATCCAGTTCATCCAAAAACCCTGATTCCATGATGCTTTTGGCTCCACCTGGGGGTGTTTCTTCTGCATGTTGATGAATTATTTTGATCGTACCTGAGAGGGAATCTTTCAGCTCAATGATGCAGTCCGCCAGTACCAATAAATAAGCGGTATGCCCATCGTGTCCGCAGGCATGCATGACACCTTCATTTTTTGAACGGAACGGAACCTCCGCCTCTTCCGTAATCGGCAGTGCATCGAAATCGGCACGGAGACCTATCGTTTTCCCTGGTTTTCCGCCTTCGATCGTCACGATGATCCCCAATCCATTTCCTACATTCGTTTGGATCGATACATCTTTCCCCTTATAAAAATCAATGATATATTTTGCCGTTTTCTCTTCTTTGAAGGATAGCTCCGGATTCTCGTGTAAATGACGGCGGATTTGAACCATTTCCCCTTTACGGGCTTCCAGCATGTTCATTAATTTGCTTTTCACATTCACGATTAATCTCCCCCATTATTTCAAGTTGATTAGCATATTAGTAAGTTCCATGTTCGCTGCAAACCTTCTGTATGCAAAAAGCCGAATAAAAAAGGACAGGGAAGGGTTGCGTAAACTCACCGCCCCCTTCTCTGTCCTTTTACCTGAGAGTTTAACTCCATTTTGGCCATGGAGATTCCCCCCGTTGGCGGCACACTTCCTGCGCGCTCTCCAGAGTTGCGTCCAGCTGCGGTTCCATTTACCTGAGAGATTTGCTCCAAGGGATATTTTTGGAACTTGCTCCTTCGGTGGCTCAATGCTTTGCACTCTCCCACAACGTTCATCCGCTCGTTCTATTGTTTTATTCCATATTTTCAAAATATTACAATTATATTATCGCCGATTAAAAAATAAATATCAACTCCAAGAGTCATGAACTCTATTAAACTTTAAAAGGACCGCTGCCAGATGCTGACACGGTCCTTTTGTGATTCAATATATCATTGTTCACGCTTTTTGTTTTTACCCATAATGAAGATGGGCTCCAACTCATTTTCTTCATAAAGAAATGATAGAGCCGTTATCGGAACATGACCGCTGGCAAAGAAGCTCATCGCCATTTGCGCAAGAATATCATAGCCCGTATCATTCTTCACATCAGCAATGATGATGACGTCCTGATGGGGAATGGCCACAGCCATGGTTCCCTCGATCTTGTCCTTCATTTCCCGAAGCCATGATTCATTCAGGATCCTGCTGGCATCATATCCATCATTCGTGTTCAAAAAATAAAATGCATTACCTGCAACGATATCCGACTTCATTTCAGTGGAGAGGGAACGGGCATTAAAAAGGGCAATTTCACGGATCCTGTCACCCTGCCAATTTTCCCTTTGAATCATCTTTTCATCTATAAGACGGTAGGTTTTCCCTAGATCAAGGGCATAAAAAATCCGGGTTTCAGCCGTATGCTCATCGAACAAAAATGGATTTCCTTCTTCCGATTCCATTGGAAAGGAGGTCGAGCGGATGACTGGGAAAATGAATTTCTCCTTGCCTTCCATGCTGTGTTCTCCCCCCATCACATTCAGGGCCTCTTCCACGTAATAGATAATTTCATCGATGGCCTTTTCCTGTACGTTTTCATAGTTAGCAAGTACAGGAGGCAATTCGATGGTGATCCCCTTCCCGGTCTTCACATTTTCCACCCGTAACGTATCTTGCTTGCTATCGAATTTGAATGCGCGATTTTCATCTTTTAAACGTTCCTTCAGGATATTTTTCAGCTTCGTGCTGTCCATTTTCATGACTGACCCTCCTCTTCATTGAAAAATCCCCAGCGAGAAGGGGAAATTGATTATAGTGATTGTATGAATTCCTCAATTTGTTCTTGCGTTTTGCGATCCTTGCTCACGAATCTGCCTAGCTCTTTACCATTATCATACGCGATGAAACTTGGTATACCGAATACATCATTAGCCGCACACACATCGATGAATTCATCACGGTCCACATGAATGAATGTAAAGTCAGGAAATTTCGTTTCAATCTCCGGCATTATCGGTTCGATTACACGGCAATCCCCACACCATGCCGCTGAAAAAAGAAAAATATGTTTGCCTTCATTTTTTAATGCATCATATTGCTCGACGGTTTGTAAATTTTCCATTTGAATATTCCTCCTGCTCTAAATGACACCTTAGTTTTTATAATCCCATCATACCAGACTCTCCAGAAATCAACCATTAATACGGATTGGTTGAAAGGCAGGGGTCAGCTTATTTCTGGGGCACGGATGAAACGATTTCCATCATTTGTTTCGCATCGGCTTTTAATTGGTCTTTATCCGTTTCGGTTGTCAGCTTCACCCCGCCGATCCCCACTGCGAGCTCATACTTTTCTTTCGGTATCTCTTTGATCGAAATAAAGCCGAATTTATCATCAGTTTGAAAAGAATGCAGCATTATATTTTGATCATCTTGTTCCTTTATCGCCAAATATAGCACGGAGCTGTCTTCTTTTTCATTTGGATTGACAAATAATATATAAATCTTATCACCTTTTTGTAAAATCAAATTATTATCATGTTCTTCCACTACTTTATAATCCTTTGGCAGATAGACCTGAATTAGCCCTGCCTCTTGATTTGGCTGTTTTTCATCGTCACGAAAAGCCACTTCAGCAGCCTTCATTGCC
This window encodes:
- a CDS encoding DNA translocase FtsK — encoded protein: MKWLNKMKKWFQAEEIIEIEEIIIDEPLDEETLRKMDFSKLSKSKEEEIKIYNQKVEKMSQTPDPDTKILFQYPKGQFKFPLIPDREQNKRKPRERNREDNEPKQGKNVTEETTRRPVRDTESKRRNFDREETSKIVPSNTPFRPTEIPSPIYGFRRPGKKIVPSEEIVEYELESKNTPFRPTETPSPIYGFRRPEKKIVPSEEIVEYELESKMPSFKKEGPDIEIPVSIPEVSKEVSHEEMTVEPSVLIPEQAEEKREDSEIPAFFRRNSIESLPEEAVSRPGTIEPAAEKEAIEQDQVDFGREVAVSIMEQAVDTPPEAISVPAQSNQPSVSQGTLPESDPSEAIPEVQPKRPKKHIPFNVMMLKQDREKNVFMNKMMPEKKTLNSERAVVSPDKRTMNDAAAETEAGQAKPSAIPEREQEEGRVMPKEGTPVITSTFLDTKAGSQTAAVPENTVESNIGSSPVIKPLMEQESPISGNGYQEAVVYTEAAAESGQGDTPAVFGSVEAEDNPYYVFPNIELLTPPTYAVHDDEWLEEQTVLLDETLKNFNVRAKVVNVTQGPAVTRFEVHPEPGVKVNKVTNLMDDIKLSLAAQDMRMEAPIPGKHTIGIEIPNRKSKPVFLREVLESTEFQEHESPLAVALGLDISGQPIITDLRKMPHGLIAGQTGSGKSVCINTMLVSLLYKATPQELKLLLIDPKMVELAPYNRIPHLVSPVITDVKAATAALKWAVEEMERRYELFVHAGVRDITRFNDQAEKAGQYSSKLPYILVIIDELADLMMMSPADVEEAICRIAQKARACGIHLIVATQRPSVDVITGLIKANIPTRIAFSVSSQVDSRTIIDSGGAEKLLGRGDMLFAENGSSKTVRLQGTFVSDEEIDQVVNHVKLEQQPKYLFEQEDLLNRAEVTEEADELFFEACEFVVSQKAASASSVQRRFRVGYNRAARLIEMMEQRGVVSESRGSKPRDVLITEEELEFLHDN
- a CDS encoding amidohydrolase; amino-acid sequence: MKSKLMNMLEARKGEMVQIRRHLHENPELSFKEEKTAKYIIDFYKGKDVSIQTNVGNGLGIIVTIEGGKPGKTIGLRADFDALPITEEAEVPFRSKNEGVMHACGHDGHTAYLLVLADCIIELKDSLSGTIKIIHQHAEETPPGGAKSIMESGFLDELDAVFGIHLFPSHPAGVVGYRGGFSMAGRTYFKLAIKGVGGHGSSPHMANDTIVSGAHFVTAVQTVISRRLNPFDMGVVTIGSFDGKGSFNVIKDRIVIEGDVRYMTAETQQLIDKEIHRIVKGIETEFDVQCELTYVPDYPPLYNDPELTGFVKNSLESMDDNEIKKVVEFPVFSGSEDFSYYAEKIPGCFFYIGCKPKGVEKAYFNHHPKFDIDEDALLIASKSVAQVVCSFYEWN
- a CDS encoding DUF1444 domain-containing protein translates to MKMDSTKLKNILKERLKDENRAFKFDSKQDTLRVENVKTGKGITIELPPVLANYENVQEKAIDEIIYYVEEALNVMGGEHSMEGKEKFIFPVIRSTSFPMESEEGNPFLFDEHTAETRIFYALDLGKTYRLIDEKMIQRENWQGDRIREIALFNARSLSTEMKSDIVAGNAFYFLNTNDGYDASRILNESWLREMKDKIEGTMAVAIPHQDVIIIADVKNDTGYDILAQMAMSFFASGHVPITALSFLYEENELEPIFIMGKNKKREQ
- a CDS encoding thioredoxin family protein — translated: MENLQTVEQYDALKNEGKHIFLFSAAWCGDCRVIEPIMPEIETKFPDFTFIHVDRDEFIDVCAANDVFGIPSFIAYDNGKELGRFVSKDRKTQEQIEEFIQSL